A genome region from Nocardioides cynanchi includes the following:
- a CDS encoding MFS transporter, whose product MSELIHDIGRRRAWLIWGVALSVYVLAVFNRSSLGVAGLLAQDRFGITATQLSFFTVLQLVVYAGLQIPIGVLLDRYGSRVLLLSGLALMTVGQLTFAFATSFPVAVAARAVLGAGDATVFVSVIRLVTLWFLVRQAPLITQLTGQVGQVGAIVAAAPLSIALRNLGWTHTFALASALGVPLMVAVALLVKDSPYRREGVAKIKMRAVARTLRLVWGNPGTRLGMWSHFTSQFSATVFSLLWGFPFLVRGEGLSEGTASALLIVMTGWVIVSGLVLGSLVARFPFYRSWFVLGIVAAMATGWAVVLLRSSPAPLWMLVVLVCLMATGGPASMVGFDLARTFIPVEASGRANGFVNVGGFSASLLTMGLIGVLLDWHSGGGGAASYDLGDFRVAMSVQFVFWGFGAVQILRYRRKAIDHLHRVHPGVVESMKRGEAFAHLGFHEREGV is encoded by the coding sequence GTGAGCGAGCTGATCCACGACATCGGCAGACGCCGGGCGTGGCTGATCTGGGGGGTCGCCCTCTCGGTCTACGTGCTCGCGGTGTTCAACCGCAGCTCGCTGGGAGTCGCGGGGCTGCTCGCCCAGGACCGGTTCGGGATCACCGCGACCCAGCTGTCCTTCTTCACCGTCCTCCAGCTGGTCGTCTACGCCGGCCTGCAGATCCCGATCGGGGTGCTGCTGGACCGCTACGGCTCCCGGGTGCTCCTGCTGTCGGGGCTGGCCCTGATGACGGTCGGCCAGCTGACCTTCGCGTTCGCCACGTCGTTCCCGGTGGCGGTGGCGGCCCGGGCGGTGCTGGGTGCGGGCGACGCGACGGTGTTCGTCAGCGTGATCCGGCTGGTGACGCTCTGGTTCCTGGTGCGCCAGGCTCCGCTGATCACCCAGCTCACCGGGCAGGTGGGCCAGGTCGGCGCCATCGTCGCGGCCGCCCCGCTGTCCATCGCGTTGCGGAACCTCGGGTGGACCCACACCTTCGCCCTGGCCTCGGCCCTCGGGGTCCCGCTGATGGTGGCCGTCGCGCTGCTGGTCAAGGACTCGCCGTACCGTCGCGAGGGCGTGGCGAAGATCAAGATGCGGGCCGTGGCCCGGACGCTGCGCCTGGTCTGGGGCAACCCCGGCACCCGGCTGGGGATGTGGTCGCACTTCACGTCGCAGTTCTCGGCCACGGTCTTCTCGCTGCTGTGGGGGTTCCCGTTCCTGGTGCGGGGCGAGGGGCTGTCCGAAGGCACCGCGAGCGCCCTGCTGATCGTGATGACCGGCTGGGTGATCGTCAGCGGGCTGGTGCTCGGCTCGCTGGTCGCGCGCTTCCCGTTCTACCGCTCGTGGTTCGTGCTCGGCATCGTCGCGGCGATGGCGACGGGGTGGGCGGTCGTGCTGCTGCGCTCGTCGCCCGCCCCGCTGTGGATGCTGGTCGTGCTGGTGTGCCTGATGGCCACCGGCGGCCCCGCCTCGATGGTCGGCTTCGACCTGGCCCGGACCTTCATCCCGGTGGAGGCGTCGGGGCGGGCGAACGGCTTCGTCAACGTCGGCGGGTTCTCGGCCAGCCTGCTGACGATGGGGCTGATCGGGGTGCTGCTCGACTGGCACAGCGGCGGTGGCGGCGCCGCGTCGTACGACCTGGGGGACTTCCGGGTCGCGATGTCGGTGCAGTTCGTCTTCTGGGGCTTCGGCGCCGTCCAGATCCTGCGCTACCGACGCAAGGCGATCGACCACCTGCACCGCGTGCACCCCGGCGTCGTCGAGTCGATGAAGCGCGGCGAGGCCTTCGCCCACCTGGGCTTCCACGAGCGCGAGGGTGTCTAG
- a CDS encoding ATP-binding protein → MVDTLPRPDPLAAVGEALESASAGAGRLVLLAGEAGSGKSTLIRQFADTAARRHEVLVGYCEPLSTPRPGGPLLDLAPRLGGELAHLLREGRRDHLLDAALAAMTAGDATRVVVFEDIHWADALTLDLLGFLARRIDGHRLLVLASYRDDEVDPQHATRAWLGDVTAYPGVRHVSVPALTVGEVTRLAEGSGLDPASLMAQTDGNAFFVSEMIAAGTPLPGRVRDAVIARLQRLPEPARRALAAAAVLGPRAEPQTLLAMPEVRATSLDECVSGGFLRFDPPAFEFRHEIVREAVLASLGPAALRSLHAAALSLLAARAEPDLLPRLAEHAERCGDRAAVLRFAPEAAEHASRLGAHREAAGQLARAVAAADLEPAARRADLLERWATELWLTGRHQAAVAPRTEALELRRSLGDPAGIASGLTMFARLYLDLARPAEAAAAADEAVRVLADGPQDAAYGRAIAALAGLELVMARYPTAIEYAELALRVADEVDSTWIRSHALGTLAYARMAEGDLDALPLAEQGLQLAVSNGLHDLAGRAYQNLSCLGVDYGLPELAERFQPDGLAYCRAHDLEGNGICLESDRLLYLIDAGEWEAAASDAPALLALVDPSPILRFVALVPTVRLLIRTGQPHADLLAEATRIAATLSDPPRLTQALAARAESAWLSGTLSAMRADLERALDDAVATGDRWIVAEVAYWLHRLDPDRPLPEQMDGAWAVELLRPPREAAETWRRLRRPYAAAVALLAGDEADLREALSVLTELGAVPAARIARARLRELGATGVERGPRPATAANPWGLTAREDEVWGLLAQGLTNAEIAGRLVLSERTVHHHVSSVLGKLGVRTRTEAAALAAQAGQHQLQPGQQMPIR, encoded by the coding sequence GTGGTCGACACGTTGCCCCGCCCGGACCCCCTGGCGGCGGTGGGCGAGGCCCTGGAGAGCGCATCGGCCGGGGCGGGTCGCCTGGTGCTGCTGGCCGGCGAGGCCGGCTCCGGCAAGTCGACCCTGATCCGGCAGTTCGCCGACACGGCGGCCAGGCGGCACGAGGTGCTGGTCGGCTACTGCGAGCCACTGAGCACGCCGCGTCCGGGCGGCCCGCTCCTCGACCTCGCGCCCAGGCTGGGCGGCGAGCTGGCCCATCTGCTGCGCGAGGGCCGGCGCGACCACCTGCTCGACGCGGCACTCGCTGCGATGACCGCGGGCGACGCGACCCGGGTCGTCGTCTTCGAGGACATCCACTGGGCCGACGCCCTGACCCTGGACCTCCTCGGCTTCCTCGCGCGACGCATCGACGGGCACCGGCTGCTGGTGCTGGCCAGCTACCGCGACGACGAGGTCGACCCCCAGCACGCGACCCGGGCCTGGCTCGGCGACGTCACGGCGTACCCCGGCGTGCGCCACGTGTCCGTCCCGGCGCTCACCGTCGGCGAGGTGACCCGCCTGGCGGAGGGCTCCGGGCTCGACCCGGCCTCGCTGATGGCCCAGACCGACGGCAACGCCTTCTTCGTCTCCGAGATGATCGCTGCCGGTACGCCGCTCCCGGGACGTGTGCGGGACGCGGTGATCGCCCGCCTCCAGCGGCTCCCCGAGCCGGCCAGGAGGGCACTGGCGGCGGCCGCGGTCCTCGGCCCGCGGGCCGAGCCGCAGACGCTCCTCGCGATGCCGGAGGTCCGCGCGACCTCCTTGGACGAGTGCGTGAGCGGTGGCTTCCTGCGGTTCGACCCGCCCGCCTTCGAGTTCCGGCACGAGATCGTGCGCGAGGCCGTGCTGGCCTCGCTCGGGCCGGCCGCGCTGCGCTCCCTGCACGCGGCCGCGCTCTCCCTCCTGGCCGCCCGGGCCGAGCCGGACCTGCTGCCCCGACTGGCCGAGCATGCCGAGCGCTGCGGTGACCGGGCGGCCGTGCTCCGCTTCGCGCCGGAAGCCGCCGAGCACGCCTCCCGGCTCGGGGCCCACCGCGAGGCCGCCGGGCAGCTCGCCCGCGCCGTCGCCGCTGCCGACCTCGAGCCGGCCGCCCGGCGTGCGGACCTGCTGGAGCGGTGGGCCACCGAGCTCTGGCTGACCGGTCGGCACCAGGCAGCGGTGGCGCCCCGCACCGAGGCCCTCGAGCTCCGTCGGTCCCTCGGTGACCCGGCGGGGATCGCGTCGGGGCTGACCATGTTCGCCCGGCTCTACCTGGACCTGGCCCGTCCTGCGGAAGCGGCGGCGGCCGCCGACGAGGCGGTCCGGGTGCTGGCCGACGGCCCGCAGGACGCGGCGTACGGACGCGCCATCGCCGCCCTCGCCGGGCTCGAGCTGGTGATGGCCCGCTACCCGACGGCGATCGAGTACGCCGAGCTGGCGCTGCGGGTCGCCGACGAGGTGGACAGCACGTGGATCCGGAGCCACGCCCTCGGCACCCTCGCCTACGCCCGGATGGCCGAGGGCGATCTCGACGCCCTCCCCCTCGCCGAGCAGGGCCTCCAGCTGGCCGTGTCCAACGGACTGCACGACCTCGCCGGCCGTGCCTACCAGAACCTCTCCTGCCTCGGCGTGGACTACGGGCTCCCCGAGCTCGCGGAACGCTTCCAGCCGGACGGCCTGGCCTACTGCCGAGCCCACGACCTGGAGGGCAACGGGATCTGCCTGGAGTCCGACCGGCTGCTCTACCTGATCGACGCGGGCGAGTGGGAGGCCGCCGCCAGCGACGCGCCGGCACTGCTGGCCCTGGTGGACCCCTCGCCGATCCTGCGGTTCGTGGCCCTGGTCCCGACCGTGCGCCTGCTGATCCGCACGGGGCAGCCGCACGCCGACCTGCTCGCCGAGGCGACCCGGATCGCCGCCACGCTGTCCGACCCGCCCCGGCTCACCCAGGCCCTGGCGGCACGTGCGGAGTCCGCCTGGCTGTCCGGGACCCTGTCCGCGATGCGCGCCGACCTCGAGCGGGCCCTCGACGATGCGGTCGCGACCGGTGACCGGTGGATCGTCGCCGAGGTCGCCTACTGGTTGCACCGCCTGGACCCCGACCGGCCGTTGCCGGAGCAGATGGACGGCGCCTGGGCGGTGGAGCTGCTCCGGCCGCCCCGCGAGGCCGCCGAGACGTGGCGCCGGTTGCGACGCCCGTACGCCGCAGCCGTCGCCCTGCTGGCCGGCGACGAGGCCGATCTGCGTGAGGCACTCTCGGTGCTGACCGAGCTCGGCGCCGTACCAGCCGCCCGCATCGCCCGGGCCCGCCTGCGTGAGCTGGGGGCGACCGGGGTCGAGCGGGGCCCGCGGCCGGCCACCGCGGCGAACCCCTGGGGGCTGACCGCGCGGGAGGACGAGGTGTGGGGGCTCCTGGCCCAGGGACTCACGAACGCCGAGATCGCGGGACGCCTCGTACTCTCCGAACGGACCGTCCACCACCACGTCTCGTCGGTGCTCGGCAAGCTGGGCGTCCGCACCCGGACCGAGGCCGCGGCGCTCGCGGCGCAAGCTGGGCAGCACCAGCTCCAACCTGGGCAGCAGATGCCGATCCGCTGA
- a CDS encoding DUF4242 domain-containing protein, which translates to MARFMVERTFPDGLHIPVDADGAEACLGVVNRNAEVGVTWVHSYVNEDKTRTFCLYDGPDVESIQRAAERNGLPVDSVTRVSVLDPYFYR; encoded by the coding sequence ATGGCGCGATTCATGGTGGAGCGGACCTTCCCTGACGGCTTGCACATCCCGGTCGACGCAGACGGCGCCGAGGCCTGCCTCGGCGTCGTGAACCGCAACGCCGAGGTGGGGGTGACCTGGGTGCACTCCTACGTCAACGAGGACAAGACCAGGACCTTCTGCCTGTACGACGGCCCGGACGTGGAGTCCATCCAGCGCGCGGCCGAGCGCAACGGGCTCCCGGTCGACAGCGTGACCCGGGTCAGCGTGCTGGACCCGTACTTCTACCGGTGA
- a CDS encoding GAF domain-containing protein, with protein MEDGDSEAQGELALPSMGLDHLLSELIERAQDVKGAQSRLRTLLEANLTIVGDLDLATVLRRIVEAAVDLAHAEYGALGVVGIEGIGLEEFVHVGIDEEAVAAIGHLPEGKGLLGLLIEQPAAIRLDDLSHHARSVGFPDHHPPMKGFLGVPVRVRNEVFGNLYLTRTDDVGFSVEDEELVAALAATAGIAIENARLFQESEHRQAWLASSTVVTQRLLEGNDQSFHLIARSVQRLAEADLTTLVVPDLDTAQLRVVAAEGPQAASIENDRYLMSGTLSELVLRTGKPVRLVNAEETESVDGRTIYLADRVRIGPVMVLPLIGREGVRGTLVVARSPHRRPFSMADEEMATTFATHASVALELADARRDQQRVLLLEDRARIARDLHDHVVQQLFAAGLMIQATAAHLTDERDSSALKGVVGAMDDAIRQIRRLIFQLSPPSASSLRSQILDVVSEVRPVLGCEPRIDFDGPIDSLSSEDVAVDATAVVREALTNVGKHAGASTVVLTVHATTSQLTLTVSDDGCGLGEDGRRSGLENMRRRAEDRNGSMVLAEIPDLGGTTLVWSVPLD; from the coding sequence GTGGAGGACGGGGACTCCGAGGCCCAGGGCGAGCTCGCGCTCCCCTCGATGGGACTCGACCATCTCCTGAGCGAGCTCATCGAGCGAGCCCAGGACGTCAAAGGCGCCCAGAGCCGGCTGCGCACGTTGCTCGAGGCCAACCTGACCATCGTGGGCGACCTCGACCTGGCCACGGTGTTGCGCCGGATCGTGGAGGCCGCGGTCGACCTCGCCCACGCCGAGTACGGCGCGCTGGGCGTGGTGGGCATCGAGGGCATCGGACTCGAGGAGTTCGTCCACGTGGGCATCGACGAGGAAGCCGTCGCCGCGATCGGCCACCTGCCGGAGGGCAAGGGGCTGCTGGGCCTGCTGATCGAGCAGCCGGCCGCGATCCGGCTCGACGACCTCTCGCACCACGCGCGCTCGGTCGGCTTCCCGGACCACCACCCGCCGATGAAGGGTTTCCTCGGGGTGCCGGTCCGGGTGCGCAACGAGGTCTTCGGCAATCTCTACCTGACCCGTACCGACGACGTCGGCTTCAGTGTCGAGGACGAGGAGCTGGTCGCGGCCCTGGCTGCCACGGCCGGCATCGCCATCGAGAACGCCCGGCTCTTCCAGGAGTCCGAGCACCGGCAGGCCTGGCTGGCGTCGTCCACCGTCGTGACCCAGCGCCTGCTGGAAGGAAACGACCAGTCGTTCCACCTGATCGCCAGGAGTGTGCAGCGGCTGGCGGAGGCCGACCTGACCACGCTCGTGGTGCCCGACCTCGACACGGCGCAGCTGAGGGTCGTGGCCGCCGAGGGCCCGCAGGCGGCAAGCATCGAGAACGACCGCTACCTGATGTCGGGCACGCTCAGCGAGCTGGTCCTGCGGACCGGCAAGCCGGTCCGGCTGGTCAACGCCGAGGAGACCGAGAGCGTGGACGGCCGCACGATCTACCTGGCCGACCGAGTGCGGATCGGCCCGGTGATGGTGCTTCCGCTGATCGGCCGCGAGGGCGTCCGCGGCACCCTGGTCGTGGCCCGGTCGCCCCACCGGCGGCCGTTCTCCATGGCGGACGAGGAGATGGCGACAACCTTCGCCACCCACGCGTCGGTAGCGCTCGAGCTGGCCGACGCCCGCCGCGACCAGCAACGGGTGCTGCTTCTGGAGGACCGCGCCCGGATCGCCCGCGACCTCCACGACCACGTCGTCCAGCAGCTGTTCGCCGCGGGGCTGATGATCCAGGCCACCGCGGCGCATCTGACCGACGAGCGGGACTCGTCAGCGCTGAAGGGCGTCGTCGGGGCGATGGACGACGCGATCCGGCAGATCCGCCGGCTGATCTTCCAGCTGAGCCCGCCGTCGGCGAGCAGCCTGCGCAGCCAGATCCTCGACGTGGTCTCCGAGGTGCGTCCGGTGCTGGGCTGCGAGCCGCGGATCGACTTCGACGGGCCGATCGACTCCCTCAGCAGCGAGGACGTCGCTGTCGACGCCACCGCCGTGGTGCGCGAGGCGCTGACCAACGTCGGGAAGCACGCCGGCGCGTCGACGGTGGTGCTGACCGTGCACGCCACCACCTCCCAGCTCACGCTCACCGTCAGCGACGACGGGTGCGGCCTCGGCGAGGACGGCCGTCGCAGCGGCCTGGAGAACATGCGCCGCCGGGCCGAGGACCGCAACGGCTCGATGGTGCTGGCCGAGATCCCCGACCTCGGCGGGACGACCCTGGTGTGGTCCGTCCCTCTCGACTGA
- a CDS encoding MBL fold metallo-hydrolase RNA specificity domain-containing protein, translated as MTSPTLTFLGATGTVTGSRFLVEGALGRVLVDAGLYQGVAELRRRNWTPVDFDPASLDAVVVTHAHLDHSGYLPKLVKDGFAGPIVCHPQTAELVAIVLRDSAHLQEEDARYANQEGFSKHRPALPLYDRTDVERTLPLLVPADYLERRVLARGLAVTLHPAGHILGSSTATIEVDGTRVLFSGDLGRPHHPLLLPPADPPDSDVVVVESTYGGRDHPAPDDDVLADAVRRTAQRGGSVLIPAFAVDRTELVLLELERLRRAGRIPDLPVYVDSPMALAALDVYRHATRAGGGHLRAEAHGADLFDLPMVHRVRDADESIALNKPSYPSIVISASGMATGGRVVHHLRHQLPDQRNTVILTGYQAEGTRGRQLLEGARQLKMHGRYVPVRAEVVQVADFSVHADSSELVAWLGRAPRAPQSVYVVHGEPASSAALAARICEKLHWNAVVPRYGERVRLG; from the coding sequence ATGACCAGCCCCACCCTGACCTTCCTCGGCGCCACCGGCACCGTGACCGGCAGCCGGTTCCTCGTGGAGGGGGCACTGGGACGCGTCCTGGTCGACGCCGGTCTCTACCAGGGGGTCGCCGAGCTCCGGCGCCGCAACTGGACGCCCGTTGACTTCGACCCGGCGAGTCTCGACGCCGTGGTGGTCACCCACGCCCATCTCGACCACTCGGGCTACCTCCCCAAGCTGGTGAAGGACGGGTTCGCCGGGCCGATCGTGTGCCACCCCCAGACCGCGGAGCTGGTGGCGATCGTGCTGCGTGACAGCGCCCACCTCCAGGAGGAGGACGCGAGGTACGCCAACCAGGAAGGGTTCTCCAAGCACCGGCCGGCGCTGCCGCTCTACGACCGGACCGACGTCGAGCGGACCCTGCCGTTGCTGGTGCCCGCGGACTACCTCGAGCGTCGGGTCCTGGCGCGCGGCCTGGCCGTGACCCTGCACCCGGCCGGTCACATCCTGGGCTCGTCGACAGCAACGATCGAGGTCGACGGGACCCGGGTGCTGTTCAGCGGAGACCTGGGCCGGCCGCACCACCCGCTCCTGCTGCCCCCGGCCGATCCTCCGGACTCCGACGTGGTCGTGGTGGAGTCGACCTACGGCGGTCGCGACCACCCCGCGCCCGACGACGACGTGCTGGCCGATGCGGTACGCCGGACCGCGCAGCGCGGGGGGAGCGTGCTGATCCCCGCCTTCGCCGTCGACCGGACCGAGCTGGTCCTGCTCGAGCTCGAGCGGCTGCGCCGGGCCGGCCGGATCCCGGACCTGCCGGTGTACGTCGACAGCCCGATGGCGCTGGCCGCGCTCGACGTCTACCGGCACGCCACTCGGGCCGGCGGCGGGCACCTGCGCGCAGAGGCGCACGGTGCGGACCTGTTCGACCTGCCGATGGTGCACCGGGTCCGGGACGCCGACGAGTCGATCGCTCTGAACAAGCCGTCGTACCCGAGCATCGTGATCTCCGCCTCCGGGATGGCAACGGGCGGGCGGGTCGTGCACCATCTACGACACCAGCTCCCCGACCAGCGCAACACCGTGATCCTCACCGGCTACCAGGCCGAGGGGACCCGCGGCCGCCAGCTGCTCGAGGGCGCCCGGCAGCTCAAGATGCACGGGCGCTACGTACCGGTCCGGGCCGAGGTCGTGCAGGTCGCCGACTTCTCGGTGCATGCCGACTCCTCGGAGCTCGTCGCCTGGCTGGGTCGCGCTCCGCGCGCACCGCAGAGCGTGTACGTCGTACACGGCGAGCCCGCGTCGTCGGCCGCCTTGGCGGCCCGGATCTGCGAGAAGCTGCACTGGAACGCCGTGGTGCCACGGTACGGCGAGCGGGTCCGGCTGGGCTGA
- a CDS encoding universal stress protein, which yields MTPSASPGSRGRSADDPPVIVVGVDGSQGSAAALDFALSEGHSRGLGVELVTGWLANPRQAGPGATSPVDAGRALALALQDLELSAALARGLPRPPVTHVVVHDHPGRVLAARSAGAAMVVVGSGRMSSASRKVLGSVGEYCLRHSSAPVVVVPEPREAHAEAAAS from the coding sequence ATGACCCCTTCCGCATCGCCGGGCAGCCGCGGGCGCTCTGCCGACGATCCCCCGGTGATCGTCGTCGGTGTCGACGGCAGCCAGGGCAGCGCCGCCGCGCTGGACTTCGCCCTCTCCGAGGGCCACTCGCGCGGCCTCGGCGTCGAGCTGGTCACCGGCTGGCTGGCCAACCCCCGCCAGGCGGGTCCCGGGGCCACCAGCCCGGTCGACGCCGGGCGGGCGCTGGCTCTGGCCCTGCAGGACCTGGAGCTCTCGGCGGCACTGGCCCGTGGCCTTCCGCGGCCGCCGGTCACGCACGTCGTCGTCCACGACCACCCCGGCCGGGTGCTCGCCGCCCGGTCCGCCGGTGCGGCGATGGTCGTGGTCGGAAGCGGCCGGATGAGCTCGGCCAGTCGGAAGGTGCTGGGCTCGGTCGGCGAGTACTGCCTGCGGCACTCCAGCGCGCCCGTCGTCGTGGTTCCCGAGCCCCGGGAGGCCCACGCGGAGGCGGCTGCCAGCTAG
- a CDS encoding YajQ family cyclic di-GMP-binding protein, producing the protein MADSSFDIVSKIDRQEVDNALGQAAREVATRFDFKGTGASIEWQGEHAIEISASADDRATAVLDVFKDKLVKRQQSLKILDAGEPRQSGQVSKISITLKEGITSEDAKKISKLIRDEGPKGVKAQIQGDELRVSSKKRDDLQAVQALVKGQDYDFAVQFTNYR; encoded by the coding sequence ATGGCCGACAGCTCGTTCGACATCGTCAGCAAGATCGATCGCCAGGAGGTCGACAACGCGCTGGGCCAGGCAGCACGCGAGGTGGCGACCCGCTTCGACTTCAAGGGCACCGGCGCCAGCATCGAGTGGCAGGGCGAGCACGCGATCGAGATCAGTGCCTCGGCCGACGACCGGGCCACGGCCGTCCTCGACGTCTTCAAGGACAAGCTGGTCAAGCGGCAGCAGAGCCTGAAGATCCTCGACGCGGGCGAGCCGCGGCAGTCCGGACAGGTGTCCAAGATCTCGATCACTCTCAAGGAGGGCATCACCTCGGAGGATGCCAAGAAGATCTCCAAGCTGATCCGCGACGAGGGCCCCAAGGGGGTCAAGGCGCAGATCCAGGGTGACGAGCTCCGGGTGTCGAGCAAGAAGCGGGACGACCTCCAGGCGGTGCAGGCCCTGGTCAAGGGCCAGGACTACGACTTCGCGGTGCAGTTCACCAACTACCGCTGA
- a CDS encoding class F sortase: MTHLGQGRRRPSIGVLMIAASLVAGLTVGVLTGVWSGQGEAHVAAPNRRTAEPGRTVTTLAAVPARRTGAPAPERPTASRLPDGTVVPIRPAGTTGDGALAVPDDIREAGWWRGGSRLGDPFGVTLLAAHVDSTTQGLGPYATLLSARAGQRIVLASRHLSQAFAVTSLRLVPRRTLARRHHLFSARGDRRLVLVTCAGPYDAARGGYQNLAVVTAVPTTEVLSRSSR, translated from the coding sequence ATGACCCATCTCGGACAGGGACGCCGACGGCCGTCGATCGGCGTCCTGATGATCGCCGCGAGCCTGGTCGCCGGGCTCACGGTCGGTGTCCTCACCGGGGTGTGGTCGGGGCAGGGTGAGGCCCACGTCGCCGCGCCGAACCGCCGCACGGCGGAACCCGGACGCACGGTGACGACCCTGGCCGCCGTTCCGGCGCGGCGTACCGGTGCGCCGGCACCGGAGCGCCCGACCGCCAGCCGGCTCCCCGACGGCACCGTGGTCCCGATCCGGCCGGCGGGCACCACCGGCGACGGAGCGCTCGCCGTACCCGACGACATCCGAGAGGCCGGTTGGTGGCGGGGTGGGTCACGGCTCGGCGACCCGTTCGGCGTGACGCTGCTGGCCGCGCACGTCGACTCCACCACCCAGGGCCTCGGCCCGTATGCCACCCTGCTCTCCGCGCGCGCCGGCCAGCGCATCGTGCTCGCGTCCCGCCACCTGAGCCAGGCATTCGCCGTCACCTCCCTGCGGCTCGTGCCGCGCCGGACGCTCGCCCGGCGTCACCACCTCTTCTCGGCGCGGGGCGACCGGCGGCTGGTGCTCGTGACCTGCGCCGGCCCCTACGACGCGGCCCGAGGCGGCTACCAGAACCTCGCGGTGGTCACCGCCGTCCCGACCACGGAGGTCCTGAGCAGGAGCTCCCGATGA
- a CDS encoding DUF4397 domain-containing protein, with translation MSALIRVAGASVLAAITLSGTAAAPVVAASSSTSAPAGRLVLVQALPQQDLDIAIDGRVVERGTTTGAVLGPIPVAPGAHQVEFSHGTTRLVTTVDVAPGSSSDVVVHLPAQVDGSPVVNTYRTPMGPIPPGKARVLIAHTATVAPADVRVDGAVVFHDIANGEYATAEVAAGAHSVALLPAGQDSPPILGPLRVSLEAGTVTMVYAVGNPRTHSMNVIVHKTGLGSNGAVAPASIDTGTAGLAADLPVRPFSVTPTSSGATAATSPSLRPMATTMVAVLVGLAMVLTARRGSGRRPLRRR, from the coding sequence ATGTCAGCGCTGATCCGGGTGGCGGGTGCGTCCGTCCTCGCCGCCATCACCCTGTCCGGCACAGCAGCGGCACCGGTCGTCGCCGCCTCGTCGTCCACGAGCGCACCCGCCGGTCGGCTGGTCCTGGTCCAGGCCCTGCCGCAGCAGGATCTCGACATCGCGATCGACGGCAGGGTCGTGGAACGCGGCACGACCACGGGAGCAGTCCTCGGACCGATCCCGGTGGCACCCGGTGCACACCAGGTCGAGTTCTCGCACGGCACCACCCGCTTGGTCACCACTGTCGATGTCGCCCCAGGGTCGAGCAGCGACGTGGTCGTGCATCTGCCCGCCCAGGTCGACGGGAGCCCGGTCGTCAACACCTACCGCACGCCGATGGGGCCGATTCCGCCCGGCAAGGCTCGGGTCCTGATCGCCCACACCGCCACGGTGGCGCCGGCCGACGTCCGCGTCGACGGCGCGGTGGTGTTCCACGACATCGCCAACGGTGAGTACGCCACGGCGGAGGTCGCCGCCGGCGCGCACTCGGTCGCTCTCCTGCCGGCCGGGCAGGACTCACCCCCCATCCTGGGGCCGCTGCGGGTGAGCCTCGAAGCGGGCACCGTGACCATGGTGTACGCCGTCGGAAACCCCCGGACCCACTCGATGAACGTGATCGTGCACAAGACCGGGCTCGGCTCGAACGGCGCCGTCGCCCCGGCGAGCATCGACACCGGGACCGCCGGTCTCGCTGCGGACCTCCCGGTCCGGCCCTTCTCGGTGACTCCCACGTCGAGTGGCGCGACCGCTGCGACGTCGCCCTCGCTCCGACCCATGGCGACGACGATGGTCGCGGTGCTCGTCGGGCTGGCGATGGTGCTCACGGCACGACGAGGGTCGGGGCGGCGCCCCCTCAGACGACGCTGA